A window of Verrucomicrobiia bacterium contains these coding sequences:
- a CDS encoding DUF4091 domain-containing protein produces the protein MLSESLRWMGMCALGFAAVVAQAAVLGSANYNLLPNGDFEEGQGTPAGWTWAGEVRGDWVSQGAPSGQRAISIQGEGKGAGYWRSSRLKLTPGAVYRFSFWAKRETNASGGCLISGPSLVNRDIIPDTTWQRYQSLVAVPVQGTNDYLRLGHWEGRGTAYFDNARLVPIWPVHAVFNHGLELGKDESVEGGVYHCRLHFAGEEANYSRVLHEHRCGFNTSRWSFGPGAYVIYRHRVPGGFRTAQLKVNVNYYVGGRLQVEASADGSHWQTVGVLEGERRAGEWAIPAGALEGGSLWVRLVGEGANCNLQVNQYELAASLRQPMPEARGMTYYVEPAEPPLAGLQVQFPGVEMMSGSPVLVMQLMNESSQGMNLKLGVGGPEGREELRNLPGLAAGATQTVRVPLRAQQPGQNTVNLALTDARQRRWLAAAVDFQVGVLADPRPGYWLAESSSLGLWWCESGWKIGRERALPARPAGGKVTPITVAAARGEYEAAQLVLRPAVAAELRSVQVGPLRNARGQLLKARCEWMEVAYVKVTRPTDNTCEPGWYPDPLPPLRLPLRLTPQQNQPLWLQVYVEPEAQAGEYQGEITLATSAGNWRVPLRVMVYGFQMPVETHLRSAFGLSSSTINRYHHLTNAEQRALVYQMYLTNFARHRIAPYSFFAYSPIQVRFTGTGADKRAEVDFTAFEKAARQWLDEQHFNSFLLPLRGMGGGTFHSRHLGELEGFKEGTPEHSRLFKDYLGQVERYLRERGWLSKAYTYWFDEPDPKDYEFVAEGMKRIKAAAPGLKRMLTEQPEPELLGHVDIWCGLTPEWTPEKVAARRAAGEEVWWYICCAPHAPYITEFIDHPGLELRLWPWQSWQYGVQGILVWETVWWTSSAAFPGAQRQNPWEDAMSYVAGYDYKPGQIGYWGNGDGRFLYPPRSAMAEEQPCLEPPVTSLRWENLRDGMEDYEYFWMLQQRVEREKRRGAPAARWREAEALLRVPENISRDTRNFTTDPRLVLAHREKLARMIEKLGD, from the coding sequence ATGTTATCAGAAAGCCTGCGATGGATGGGGATGTGTGCCTTGGGATTTGCCGCGGTGGTGGCGCAAGCGGCGGTTTTGGGCAGTGCCAACTACAACCTGCTGCCCAACGGGGATTTTGAGGAGGGCCAGGGCACACCTGCGGGATGGACGTGGGCGGGGGAAGTGCGGGGCGACTGGGTTTCTCAAGGCGCACCTTCCGGCCAGCGGGCCATCAGCATCCAGGGGGAGGGCAAAGGCGCGGGCTATTGGCGCAGCTCGCGGTTGAAGCTGACACCGGGGGCGGTGTATCGCTTCAGTTTCTGGGCGAAACGGGAGACCAATGCCAGCGGTGGCTGCCTGATCAGCGGGCCTTCGCTGGTCAATCGGGACATCATTCCGGACACGACATGGCAGAGGTATCAAAGTCTCGTTGCGGTGCCGGTGCAAGGCACCAACGATTACCTCAGGCTGGGGCATTGGGAGGGGCGGGGCACGGCCTATTTTGACAATGCCCGGCTGGTGCCGATCTGGCCGGTGCACGCGGTATTTAACCACGGCCTGGAACTGGGCAAAGACGAGAGCGTGGAGGGAGGGGTGTATCATTGCCGTCTGCACTTTGCGGGAGAGGAGGCCAATTACAGCCGGGTGCTGCATGAGCATCGGTGCGGGTTCAACACGTCGCGCTGGAGTTTTGGGCCGGGGGCGTACGTGATCTACCGGCATCGGGTGCCGGGGGGATTTCGCACGGCGCAATTAAAGGTGAACGTGAATTACTACGTGGGGGGGCGGTTGCAGGTGGAGGCCAGCGCCGACGGGAGCCATTGGCAGACGGTGGGGGTGTTGGAGGGCGAGCGCCGGGCGGGGGAATGGGCCATTCCGGCCGGGGCGCTGGAGGGTGGCTCGCTGTGGGTGCGGCTGGTGGGAGAAGGGGCCAACTGCAACTTGCAGGTGAACCAGTACGAGCTGGCGGCGTCATTGCGCCAGCCGATGCCCGAGGCGCGCGGCATGACGTATTACGTGGAGCCTGCGGAGCCGCCGTTGGCGGGTTTGCAGGTGCAATTCCCCGGGGTGGAGATGATGAGTGGTTCGCCCGTGCTGGTGATGCAGTTGATGAACGAAAGCAGCCAGGGGATGAATCTGAAGTTGGGCGTGGGCGGGCCGGAGGGGAGGGAGGAGTTGCGGAATTTGCCGGGGCTGGCAGCGGGGGCGACGCAAACCGTGCGGGTGCCTTTGCGGGCACAACAGCCGGGCCAAAATACCGTGAACCTGGCGCTGACGGATGCGCGCCAGCGGCGATGGCTGGCGGCAGCAGTGGATTTTCAAGTGGGGGTGCTGGCCGATCCAAGGCCGGGTTACTGGCTGGCGGAGAGCAGCAGCCTGGGGCTGTGGTGGTGCGAGAGCGGATGGAAGATTGGGCGGGAGCGCGCCCTGCCCGCGCGGCCGGCCGGCGGGAAGGTCACGCCGATTACGGTGGCGGCGGCGCGGGGGGAGTACGAAGCGGCGCAACTGGTGTTGCGGCCGGCCGTGGCGGCGGAACTGCGGTCGGTGCAGGTGGGGCCCTTGCGCAATGCGCGGGGCCAGTTGCTGAAGGCGCGGTGTGAATGGATGGAAGTGGCTTATGTCAAGGTTACGCGGCCCACCGATAACACCTGTGAGCCGGGGTGGTATCCGGATCCGCTGCCGCCCTTAAGGCTGCCGCTGCGGCTGACGCCGCAGCAAAACCAGCCGTTGTGGCTGCAGGTTTACGTCGAGCCCGAGGCTCAGGCCGGCGAGTATCAGGGCGAGATTACACTGGCCACGTCCGCGGGCAACTGGCGGGTGCCGTTGCGGGTGATGGTGTATGGTTTTCAGATGCCGGTGGAGACCCATTTGCGGAGCGCCTTTGGCCTGAGCAGCAGCACCATCAATCGTTATCATCATTTGACCAATGCGGAGCAGCGGGCGCTGGTTTATCAAATGTACCTGACCAACTTTGCCCGGCACCGGATCGCGCCGTACTCGTTTTTTGCGTATTCGCCCATTCAGGTGCGGTTCACGGGGACGGGCGCGGACAAACGGGCGGAGGTGGATTTTACGGCGTTTGAGAAGGCGGCGCGGCAATGGCTGGATGAGCAACATTTTAACAGTTTTTTGCTGCCGTTGCGGGGCATGGGCGGAGGCACCTTTCACAGCCGGCACCTGGGCGAGCTGGAGGGGTTCAAAGAGGGCACGCCGGAGCATAGCCGGTTGTTCAAGGATTATTTGGGGCAGGTGGAGCGATATTTGCGGGAGCGGGGATGGCTGAGCAAGGCGTACACGTACTGGTTTGATGAGCCGGATCCGAAGGATTACGAGTTTGTGGCGGAGGGCATGAAGCGCATCAAGGCTGCGGCGCCGGGACTCAAACGCATGTTGACCGAGCAGCCGGAGCCGGAGCTGCTGGGGCATGTGGATATTTGGTGCGGATTGACGCCGGAATGGACGCCGGAGAAAGTGGCGGCCCGGCGGGCGGCCGGCGAGGAAGTGTGGTGGTACATCTGCTGCGCGCCGCATGCGCCGTACATTACGGAGTTTATCGATCATCCGGGTTTGGAGCTGCGCCTGTGGCCGTGGCAGAGCTGGCAATACGGGGTGCAGGGCATTTTGGTTTGGGAAACGGTGTGGTGGACAAGCTCGGCGGCTTTTCCCGGGGCGCAACGGCAGAATCCATGGGAAGATGCGATGAGCTATGTGGCGGGCTATGATTACAAGCCGGGCCAGATTGGCTACTGGGGCAATGGGGATGGGCGTTTTTTGTATCCGCCCCGGTCAGCCATGGCGGAGGAGCAGCCTTGTTTGGAGCCGCCGGTTACTTCGTTGCGCTGGGAAAACTTGCGGGATGGGATGGAGGATTATGAGTATTTCTGGATGTTGCAGCAGCGCGTGGAGCGGGAGAAACGGCGTGGGGCTCCGGCCGCCCGCTGGCGGGAGGCGGAGGCCCTGTTGCGGGTGCCGGAAAATATTTCACGCGATACGCGAAATTTCACCACGGATCCGCGGCTGGTGCTGGCACACCGGGAGAAACTGGCCCGCATGATTGAGAAACTGGGGGATTAG
- a CDS encoding FG-GAP-like repeat-containing protein, translating to MRTSRLLAACLAMTLWATLLPSWAQMVFAPPVTYPALDGPPINVADPVSVKLADLDGDKNLDLIVGFALSGATNIQVRYGLGDGTFGPPTYLRTLVNPLKVQVGDGNADKRPDILVANPAADGFSYLINSGVGFAPFQAYLSPVGYAPSAIEVADFNSDGTNDLVVVNSSHNSISIYLGRADEIFVLHANLATGPNPVAVVVDDFNKDGRLDLVIGNAGNNTLSVFLGYQDGTFATPLTMSAGGGSGLTELAVDDFNADGYPDLLAVKYTSDMIVGLRNNQFASFLPALTNSVSTPQGLVVVDLNQDKTNDLAVGLRGGSDIRVFRGVPNGYSLVGDFPCNSDPRALAAGDLNGDLAPDLVVANATPDTISVLINETPVARSFSVTVNEDETLSFQLSGTAGVPLTYTIITPPANGLVFQPTLGGPDVDFQGNPNFFGPTFFEYVVDDGSITSAPARVNITVLPVNDPPSFSVDSWVSVPEDWLGNGINYFAYDIFVGPPNERGQAYRFLVSNDNPALFAVQPYILVGGKLMFRPAKNAVGLANVQVIMEDTGGVARGGINRSTNYFTLEVFPINDPPTFNFSTNQVVVLENAGNVVIPNFATDLSVGPPDEVVEGQTLSDFEITRNTNPSLFSSQPQLDAGGTLSFTPEPFVSGFAYISVRVSDDGGTANGGKDTSAIKTFMIRVLPVNQPPVFSLDWTEAGLQTVYEDAPMQVVSNFIVASSIFLGTNETSQGYTIIVQNDNPGLFITQPYIRKADNTLLYRPRPNSNGVANVNVILRDTGGRANGGDDSATNSFVITVLPVNDPPSAQLVNRVITVLEDSGLTVSNLWRNIKTGPAEYHESTQTVSFVTTTVTPDLFSLLPTNSPAGVLSFATAPDANGTTRVLVDLFDSGPVSNPYDNNVASYNFDIRILPVNDAPTLTITQSLVQVPVAAGLVRTNVLFGDPGAFNETNQALTFQIVNNTNRAIFLRQPIIYPNGMLEFAPTNSASAIGKEVTLGVRVVDNGGTSYGGVNASPYVTNLTIRLTAP from the coding sequence TTGCGGACCTCCCGACTGCTTGCCGCCTGCCTGGCAATGACCCTGTGGGCCACACTTCTCCCCTCCTGGGCGCAGATGGTTTTTGCCCCACCGGTAACCTACCCGGCGCTGGACGGCCCACCCATCAACGTCGCCGATCCCGTCTCGGTCAAACTGGCCGATTTGGACGGCGATAAAAACCTGGACCTGATTGTCGGCTTCGCGCTCTCCGGCGCCACCAACATCCAGGTGCGCTATGGCCTGGGCGACGGCACCTTCGGCCCCCCCACCTATCTGCGCACGCTGGTGAATCCCTTAAAAGTCCAGGTGGGCGATGGCAATGCCGACAAACGGCCGGACATCCTGGTTGCCAACCCGGCCGCCGATGGCTTCTCCTACCTCATCAACAGCGGCGTGGGCTTTGCCCCCTTCCAAGCCTATTTAAGCCCGGTGGGCTACGCCCCCTCCGCCATCGAAGTGGCCGATTTCAACTCCGACGGCACCAATGACCTCGTGGTCGTCAATTCCTCCCACAACAGCATCTCCATCTACCTGGGACGCGCCGACGAAATCTTCGTCCTCCACGCCAATCTGGCCACCGGCCCAAACCCCGTCGCCGTGGTGGTGGATGATTTCAACAAAGACGGGCGCCTGGACCTCGTAATCGGCAACGCCGGCAACAACACCCTCAGTGTCTTCCTGGGCTACCAAGACGGCACGTTTGCCACCCCGCTGACCATGTCTGCCGGCGGCGGCAGCGGCCTCACCGAGCTGGCCGTGGATGATTTTAACGCCGACGGTTACCCGGATTTGCTCGCCGTCAAGTACACCTCAGACATGATCGTCGGCCTGCGCAACAACCAGTTTGCCAGCTTCCTCCCCGCCCTCACCAACAGCGTCTCCACCCCCCAAGGCCTGGTGGTGGTGGACCTGAACCAGGACAAAACCAATGACCTCGCCGTCGGCTTGCGCGGGGGCTCCGACATTCGCGTCTTCCGCGGCGTGCCAAACGGTTACTCTTTAGTGGGCGATTTCCCCTGCAATAGCGACCCACGGGCCTTGGCCGCCGGCGACCTCAACGGCGACCTGGCGCCAGACCTGGTCGTGGCCAATGCCACACCCGACACCATTTCCGTGCTCATCAACGAAACCCCCGTCGCCCGCTCCTTCTCCGTCACGGTGAACGAGGATGAAACTTTGAGCTTCCAGTTGTCCGGCACCGCCGGCGTCCCCTTGACCTACACCATCATCACTCCCCCCGCCAACGGCCTCGTGTTTCAACCCACTTTGGGCGGGCCGGATGTGGACTTCCAAGGCAACCCCAATTTCTTCGGCCCCACCTTCTTCGAATACGTGGTGGACGACGGCAGCATCACCTCCGCCCCCGCCCGCGTAAACATCACCGTCCTCCCGGTGAACGATCCCCCTTCGTTCAGCGTGGATTCCTGGGTCAGCGTGCCCGAAGACTGGCTGGGCAACGGAATCAATTATTTTGCCTACGATATCTTCGTCGGCCCTCCCAATGAACGCGGCCAGGCCTATCGCTTCCTGGTGAGCAATGACAACCCCGCCCTGTTTGCCGTTCAACCCTACATCCTCGTGGGCGGCAAGCTCATGTTCCGCCCCGCCAAAAACGCCGTAGGCCTCGCCAATGTCCAGGTCATCATGGAGGATACCGGCGGCGTGGCCCGCGGCGGCATCAACCGCAGCACCAACTACTTCACCCTCGAGGTGTTTCCCATCAATGACCCGCCCACCTTCAACTTCAGCACCAATCAAGTGGTGGTGCTCGAAAACGCCGGCAACGTCGTCATCCCCAACTTCGCCACCGACTTGTCCGTCGGCCCGCCCGATGAAGTCGTCGAAGGCCAGACCCTGAGCGACTTTGAAATCACCCGCAATACCAACCCCAGCCTGTTTTCCTCCCAGCCCCAGCTTGACGCCGGCGGCACGCTTTCCTTCACCCCGGAGCCTTTCGTCAGTGGCTTTGCCTACATCTCCGTGCGCGTGAGCGATGATGGCGGCACCGCCAACGGCGGCAAGGACACCAGCGCCATTAAAACCTTCATGATTCGCGTCCTCCCCGTCAACCAGCCGCCGGTCTTCAGCCTCGATTGGACCGAAGCCGGGCTGCAAACTGTCTATGAGGACGCCCCCATGCAAGTGGTCAGTAATTTCATCGTGGCCTCCTCCATCTTCCTGGGCACCAATGAAACCTCCCAGGGCTACACCATCATCGTTCAGAATGACAACCCCGGCCTCTTCATCACCCAGCCCTACATCCGCAAGGCCGACAATACCCTGCTCTACCGCCCTCGTCCCAACAGCAACGGCGTCGCCAACGTCAACGTCATCTTGCGCGACACCGGCGGCCGCGCCAATGGCGGCGATGACAGCGCCACCAACTCCTTTGTCATCACCGTCCTGCCCGTCAACGATCCGCCTTCCGCCCAGTTGGTCAATCGCGTCATCACCGTCCTGGAAGACAGCGGCCTCACCGTCAGCAACCTCTGGCGCAACATCAAAACCGGCCCGGCGGAATACCACGAAAGCACCCAAACCGTCAGTTTCGTCACCACCACCGTCACCCCGGATCTGTTCAGCCTCCTGCCCACCAACAGCCCGGCCGGCGTGCTGTCCTTCGCCACCGCGCCCGATGCCAACGGCACCACCCGCGTGCTGGTGGACCTCTTTGACTCCGGCCCCGTGAGCAACCCCTACGACAACAACGTCGCCTCCTATAACTTCGATATCCGCATCCTGCCCGTCAACGATGCCCCCACCCTCACCATCACCCAAAGCCTGGTCCAGGTGCCCGTGGCCGCAGGGCTGGTCCGCACCAACGTGCTCTTCGGTGACCCCGGCGCCTTCAACGAAACCAATCAGGCCCTCACCTTCCAAATCGTCAACAACACCAACCGCGCCATCTTCCTCCGCCAGCCCATCATCTACCCCAACGGCATGTTGGAGTTTGCCCCCACCAACAGCGCCAGCGCCATCGGCAAGGAAGTCACCCTCGGCGTGCGCGTAGTGGACAACGGCGGCACCTCCTACGGCGGCGTCAACGCCTCGCCGTATGTCACCAACCTCACCATCCGCCTGACCGCTCCTTGA
- a CDS encoding AEC family transporter, with product MPEGIITASSMAGIFTAVLPVIGAVLMGALMRRLNWLTTEADTSLMRVTINVFTPCLIFDSVLGNAALANLSTLLLTPTVGFITVTAGILLALAVSRFTGLPPGTAQRTFALCTGIYNYGYIPLPLALMMFDRETVGVLFVHNIGVEAAMWSVGLLVISGQGLKSGWRQIVNVPLGAILLGLALNASGLAPHLPAFVRQTAHLLGQCAIPLGLVLVGATMADYAHEFRFGRLQPPILWACALRLGLLPVGFLLFACVLPAPVELKRIILLQAAMPAAVFPIIMSRHYGGDPGLALRIVLSTSLGALLTMPWWLRWGAQLLGLTSQPG from the coding sequence ATGCCTGAAGGCATCATCACCGCCAGCTCCATGGCCGGCATTTTCACGGCCGTGTTGCCGGTCATTGGCGCCGTCCTCATGGGCGCCCTCATGCGCCGCCTCAACTGGCTCACCACCGAGGCCGACACCAGCTTGATGCGCGTCACCATCAACGTGTTCACCCCCTGCCTCATCTTTGACTCCGTCCTCGGCAATGCCGCTCTCGCCAACCTCTCCACCTTGCTGCTCACCCCCACCGTCGGTTTCATTACCGTGACCGCCGGCATCCTGCTCGCCCTGGCCGTCTCCCGCTTCACCGGCCTGCCCCCGGGCACAGCGCAAAGAACCTTTGCCTTGTGCACCGGCATCTACAACTACGGGTACATCCCCCTCCCGCTGGCCCTCATGATGTTTGACCGCGAAACCGTCGGCGTGCTTTTCGTGCACAACATCGGCGTGGAGGCCGCCATGTGGAGCGTCGGGCTGCTGGTCATCTCCGGCCAGGGCCTCAAATCCGGCTGGCGCCAAATTGTCAATGTCCCCCTCGGCGCCATCCTCTTGGGCCTGGCTCTGAACGCCAGCGGCCTGGCTCCCCACCTGCCCGCCTTTGTCCGCCAGACCGCCCACTTGTTGGGCCAATGCGCCATCCCGCTGGGATTGGTCCTGGTTGGCGCCACCATGGCCGATTACGCCCATGAATTCCGCTTCGGCCGCTTGCAGCCTCCCATCCTCTGGGCCTGCGCCCTTCGCCTGGGCCTCCTGCCGGTGGGATTCCTGCTTTTCGCTTGTGTCCTCCCCGCCCCGGTGGAATTGAAACGCATCATCCTCCTCCAGGCCGCCATGCCCGCCGCCGTCTTTCCCATCATCATGTCACGTCATTACGGCGGCGATCCCGGCCTGGCCCTGCGCATCGTCCTCAGCACCTCGCTTGGCGCCCTCCTCACCATGCCCTGGTGGCTCCGCTGGGGCGCGCAACTGCTCGGCCTCACCTCCCAGCCGGGCTAA
- a CDS encoding HAD family phosphatase: MSSIQGLLFDFDGVILETEQPGYRSWQKIYAEFGEELSMEQFALVIGTHFIEFNPRTELERRLGRRLDWEELERRREQYQRELVARQAVQPGVVELIQEARGAGVKVAIVSSSPRSWIDHWLQHHRLEGRFDLIMNVDEVPTPKPAPDLYLAALERLGLPRQAVVAVEDSPNGSKAAQRAGIFCVIVPSEITALLKFEVDFPRLPSLRGVTLAQLAQMKEAYRRRQAASTARPAGVA, translated from the coding sequence ATGAGCAGCATCCAAGGTTTATTATTTGATTTTGACGGCGTGATTTTGGAAACCGAACAGCCCGGGTATCGGAGCTGGCAGAAGATTTATGCCGAGTTTGGGGAGGAGCTCAGCATGGAGCAATTTGCGCTGGTCATTGGCACACATTTCATTGAGTTCAATCCGCGCACGGAATTGGAGCGGCGGTTGGGACGCAGGCTGGATTGGGAGGAGCTGGAGCGGCGGCGGGAGCAATATCAGCGCGAGCTGGTGGCGCGGCAGGCGGTGCAACCGGGGGTGGTGGAATTGATACAGGAGGCGCGAGGAGCGGGGGTGAAGGTGGCCATTGTGTCGAGTTCGCCGCGGAGCTGGATTGATCACTGGCTGCAGCATCACCGGCTGGAGGGGAGGTTTGATTTGATCATGAATGTGGACGAGGTGCCGACGCCGAAACCGGCGCCGGATCTTTATCTGGCGGCGTTGGAGCGGCTGGGTTTGCCGCGGCAGGCGGTGGTGGCGGTGGAAGATTCACCGAATGGCAGCAAGGCGGCGCAGCGGGCGGGGATTTTTTGCGTGATTGTGCCGAGCGAGATCACGGCGCTGCTCAAGTTTGAAGTGGATTTTCCGAGGTTGCCCTCCCTGCGGGGAGTGACATTGGCGCAACTGGCGCAAATGAAGGAAGCCTACCGGCGACGGCAAGCCGCGAGCACGGCGCGGCCGGCGGGGGTGGCCTGA